The Bacilli bacterium nucleotide sequence AGCTGCGATGAAACTTCGGCCGCAATCGTCGAAGATGGCGCGCGGATTTTATCCAACGTCGTTTCCAGCCAGATTGACGTACACCGCAAATTCGGCGGAGTGGTGCCGGAGATTGCGTCGCGCAGGCATGTGGAAACGGTCACGACGATCATCGAGCTCGCGCTGGAACAAGCGGGAGTGACGCCGGATGAGCTGTCCGCGGTTGCGGTGACGCAGGGGCCGGGGCTTGTCGGATCGCTCTTGGTCGGTATGATTGCCGCCAAGGCTTTCGCCTTCGCGGCCGATTTGCCGT carries:
- a CDS encoding tRNA (adenosine(37)-N6)-threonylcarbamoyltransferase complex transferase subunit TsaD, whose amino-acid sequence is MAKNETGKPVRILAVETSCDETSAAIVEDGARILSNVVSSQIDVHRKFGGVVPEIASRRHVETVTTIIELALEQAGVTPDELSAVAVTQGPGLVGSLLVGMIAAKAFAFAADLPFIGVHHIAGHIYANKLVHELEFPLMALVVSGGHTELIAMEAPDRFRIIGQTRDDAVGEA